Genomic DNA from Bemisia tabaci chromosome 2, PGI_BMITA_v3:
ttttttttttttttttttttttacgtcatgAAATTACTGTCttggaaatatattttttactgTATTTATTTATACCCAATCCATGaatattatatttatttcaCTGTAATTTGTTGCTGTCGAGCTTCTTGTAAAAGTTCTGCAAGGCAAGATAAAAATGGTTGGCTCCGGGATCGTACCTCGATCATCTTGTATAAATACATGAGAAGTTCCATGGAAGGCTTGGAGGTGCATTCTTCTTGCGTGACGGTTCTCTTGCCCCACGTGGGCGAGAAGTTGACCTGGGCGTAGCACAGAGCGGACAGGAGGATTGCATTTGTGAGTAACACCAGAATTGTGCGACAAGTCATAACTGAACAGCTAATggatgtgttttctttccacgCAAACGTGCACGACACGGATTCTCAGACCTGCTTTAGCTGCGACTCAccttttacaaagaaaaaataaattaatatagGATGGCCAAATCACGAAatcacgtacctccgtttgcgaagTTGC
This window encodes:
- the Akh gene encoding hypertrehalosaemic prohormone, giving the protein MTCRTILVLLTNAILLSALCYAQVNFSPTWGKRTVTQEECTSKPSMELLMYLYKMIENEAQKISDCEKFRS